The segment GTGTCAAGgaagaaaaattctaaaaccCAGCAATTTCAGTATCTTTTGGAGTTCTGATTAGAAATTAGCATGAAACACCAGAGCCAGCATATTCATGAAAGAAACGAAGAAAATGAAGAGCATATAAAACTACACAGATAATGCCTGACATGATTATTCTCTTATTTCATTTCACGACACAAGTTTAAATGGTTCACGATTAGATAGGACATTAGCAAACATCTTTATTTGTAGTAAAAGCTCGAATTGTTAATTTCAAGAAACCTTTCCTTGAACTATAAATTTCAATTATGCAAGATAAGGCAAACAAGCCTGCAGATGGATGGAGAGCACACCTTGGACTTCACTCCAGTCAATCCATCTACTTTCGTTCCAGTATTTTCTCGTCTATAAATGCTTCGTATCTACTTATTCATCATGCTACCTAGACATTTTAATAGAcagcaaaacaaacaaactaaaTAGAAATGAAGCCAGACACGGACATACAAAAGACAGAAAATTTCATTTACTCTTCGAGTCCTTTCTGAATTCCGAGGATAATTGGACAACAAAAAAGATTGTCTGGCTCACATCTCTTGTCTCAGTAATGGGGAATCAGCTCTATTTCAAGCAAGATTGTCTCTGTCTCTAAAACGGCATGAAAAACTCAGAGTACTGAACTTTACCTTCAAGTCATCatcaaataaacccaaaaaaaaaacttgccttGTCTATTCAGAAGGCCTATGCTTCTCGATAAGTAATTAGTTCAGAGAAATTTACTGAAAGAAGTTTGGATGATAATCTACCACTTTACAAATTGAAAATGGAAGTTGAAAACATCACAACAGATCAGCATTAAATTATCCATAGCAAAACACAACGAAAACCCACAAATCTTTTTGACTTCGCACCTATCTAGTACAAAGAAATATGAGTATGAAAGAAACCCATGTTTTATTCAACCAATTAAGTACAAGAAGTATCCAATCAAAGTAAGCGTACTCTTGAATATGCTATCAACTGGATCATGTTAAGCCCgaaatactagaaaaaaaatgatgattaaaatactaaataaagGATTAAGAAAACGAACAAGGAAAAGGGAGGAGGATACGGGGTTCTAGAGTGCTTATCTCTAGAGTTAACAGCCAAAGGGTTTGAGCTGACAATTGACTCAACCGCTTTCATGTCACCGGACCTCGCCGCAGCGTGAAGCTCCgtgtctcctcctcctcctcttcctctgtttctacCCATTCGTATTCTCCGAGTCTCTTTCTTTCTGATTCTTGTAGCAGAAAATGGTGAGATAGTGCATAATACATATTGACTGGTTGATTAGCTTTTGTTGGGTCGGGCTCTCAGCTGGGCTGAAGCATCTGTTTTCGGGCATCGGTGgagcttttattttcttacgcCATCGATTGGGTTTGAGCTAATCACCAGTCCCTGTATTTATTAAGACTAATTCCTTAGTCCTTGTAGCATATAAGAATTAATTGAACAGTTCTTttacctcctcctcctccttcttcatcttctttattttttttcttcctaaaaaattaaagaaaaaaaaaggaataaattatTCCTTTGAGTTCATATTGATTGGGAGTTAGTGCCAATATCCTTAATTTGAAATATACATGAGGTgaccattatttttttgtctggATAAATACAACCACTCTAAGAATTTCAAGAaactaattttcaatttcaaaacactctcaaattaataataaatcaaaaaattaaatcaaataaaaagttcTTTCCTAACCTTAATCTACTTCTTCCAGTAAGATGGAAACTTAAAATACCTAAATGGTATATGCTACAAATTACATGAATTATCAAGCTTTAAATTACATGaacataagaaattaaaaaaaaaatcagtgacTGAAATGAATATCTTGAGAttaataccaaaataaaaatttctaaaaggatcaaaatgaaaaaaaaattgcaatgttATAGTGAACAGTGCAGTGTGGGAGCTACAGTGGAAACAACAAACCTTTTAAGTTCTTTTTAAGTAATTAATGATACAAGCGTTGGCTATATCAAAAGGCGGATGGCAACCATTCTAGAACTCTATTCGAATCAAACTCTCAATCCGGGCCTATTCGTTAGAGCAGGCTGTTTTTTGGCACAACATCTGCTGCTGAAGTTGACTGACTGGTTGCAGGATTTGGTGGCCAGGAGGAGCAAGATATGCCGAAGGAAGATAGCGCGAAGAAGGAACATGATTAGCTGCGGGAAGGTTGCAAGGAGAAGCAGGATTTGCGAGGTTGCCGGGAGCAGGAACAGGATTTCCTGAAATATTAATTGGCAGGCTAGTATGGAGGTAAAAAAATGGATCATCAATGTTCCAATGAAAGTTTGCAGGATTCAAAAGATCATCCAGGGTTGACAGGTTGTCAGAATTGGAAAATACTGAGGCAGGATCTCCACATGTCTCGGCCAAACTGGGAAAACATGCGGCTATATGAAGCAGCATGGAGGTTAAAATCAGCAGGGAAATCACTTGAAGCAATCTGTTGTTGGCTATAGTCATCGGTGAAAACAGCATCAGCACCAACAATGTCCATCTCCCCAACATAGCCAGAATCCATATCAGGCAGATCAGTCCTATCCTCATCATGGTTATTTACGTAATCAACATTATCCATAGCAGTTAGTGTTGAATTTTCCTCGTCTCTTTGTCGATTTCTGACATCTTTAGGCTTCTTTGATTTCTTGTAAATCTTGCATAAAACCCAGTCATCCAGCTGcaccaaaaacaaacaaaaaggaaaggaaaacacttgAGTAGTCAATCAAGTTAACAGAAATTTAAACAATATACTGTGTCAACAACAAATGGAGGAATGCATATCCAAGTACCCCCATGTAATCTCTAGTATTTCTGACTTGATGAATAGGAGCTGGATCATTGACTGTAAACTCATGCATTTTCCTTTCGGTTTTTTCACCCTGTAGACCCTTTCCAGTATAGAACTCCAGTGTCTTCCTCTTTCCAACTGGAGTGCCCCTGTATTTGACTGTCATATCTTTTCCAGTGGCTTTCCAGTATCCACCGTCAGCGGCTTGATTGGGTCTACTTCCATTCCTGTACTTTCTGTTCCTTGGTGTGAAAAAGTACATTTCCTCGTCTCCATAGCGCTTGTATTAATTTCTCTATTGATCCATAGTATTAATATAAACAGCAAAGTTTATTCAAAGCTTTTTCTTCGAAGGAgtgataaataaaacaataaagtaaaatcaaacaccatatttttcatcatcatatatataatatccCAGGAATAAAGTTAAAGCCAGTGGAACAGACAGTGCATGGAATTATTTTATAGATCCAATGGAACAGACAGTGCAGGATATTCTTATACAGACTAACTCCATCTTATCACTAAACTATGCCAACAAACACAAAACATTTCAACAAAATCATATGGAATGCATGCATCATCAGGTAGGGACCACTTTATTTCACATAGTTAAGATATCGGCCTATGTTATTGTCTCGCTCAATGTCCGAGTCACGAGTTAAGTGTTCAACTCATGAGAGAAGTAGGCATGAAtttcttgttatttaaaaaaaaaatgaaacacattttttggatgaaaaaaaattaaaaaaagtttctgTCATCCAGGCAATGTGTCACCTacttctttaaaaaagaaaaaatagtgtacaaaattttaaaaaaattaaagccaaATTGGGTTTTTCCCTGTCATCCAGGCAATTCAGATCAACCCTCACCAGTTTAATTGGAAACACGTGTAGTAAAAACATGGCCTTATGCCTATATTGCCTTATTATGGGGAAGAGATGGACTTGTGCAACAGTTAAAAAGGATCTGGATATTCTTGCATAGAAACAGAGGGGACTCTGCGCCACTTTAGAATTTACATGTAGAACCTGAACAAGAATGCTTGTCTAATGCTGTTTGCCGAACCATTCAAACATGATCAAAAGTCCTAAATCAAACAGATGctgtaaaacaaattcaaactcCATTGCTAATTTTCTAAGACAGTTTTACAACATACTGAAAAACATGATCTGCACCATTTCCTTCCCCATCTTCGCTTCTTCTTGCCTTTTTCAACCATCATTTTCATCTTCCATGCTTTAAAACAAGGATGATAAACAGGCATCGGGGCATGTATTCCTAAGCATTTCAAAATGCCAAAGCATATATAGACACAAGCTACCACTTGCTTGTTTCATGACTATCTTTCTGAGCTGCAGCATGACGGTTTTGTGCTGGCATGCGTCAAATATTATTGACTAGTCTTCTAAGAGATCAACTCTCTCCTGATTACCTTCATGAAGGTCTGGGAGTTCACCACTGACAGAAAACTTCATCCACCTCTTTTTCTCGGCATATTTGAGACAGGGCTGCATCACAAGGCCAATTGCCACCGCAAACAGACTCACAATCATCACTTTGACTGTTGAAAGAGCTAGCACAACACAAATCAGTATGGTTGGAGGAATACACATAAGAATGGCTCCGACTGTTCCCACAGGAATCTTGTAAGGCCGTGAAGCAACAGGACATTTTATCCTTAACAGTACAAATGCTATGAATTCCAATATCATTCCaaagcaatataaaaaattctctgCAGCTATGATCTCCTGAAAGCTTAGCCATGATAACAAAATAACACCAGATGCAGAAAATAAAATCCCAATCAAAGGTGTGCCATGCCGAGACCGCTTGGCAAAGAACTCTGGAAGCATTCCTCGCTCTGCCATCCCCAAAAGCTGGAAAGAGTCGCTGCTCATTTCAGCCACGAACATTCCCATATTTGACATTGCTGCAGCCCCTTGGATCCACCATCTCAACCAAACACCCCCAAGAATTTTAGCAATATCTGAGAAATACCCATCAGTCCACAAATCACGGTTGAGTGGGATAGCACCAGTGCCAACCAAAAGGGGGAAGAAATAACTAAGAACAACCAAGATCAAAGCATAAAAGAGAGCTTTAGGTAGATTTTTCTTCGGGTTATCCACCTCTCCAGCAAGAGTACTTATTGAGtcccaataatttaaattccaaaACAGAGTGTTCAAATACAAATTCCAATCCACATCATGCAAATTCATCACAAACCATCTTGAAGGCTCCAGCTTCGGAATCGCCACTAGCCCCATAACGACAAAAGGAAGGATCGAAAAGATCCCCAGAAGAACTGCAACCCATCCCACAATAGCTAAACCCCTGTAATTCATGTAAGTGAGGAGAAATGTCAAAGCCAGAGCAGCTGCAACTCTTGGTAAACCACCAGCCAAAGCTGGGATTCCCGACTTCAAATAGTCAAGAAAAAGAACTGGGTACAGAGCATTATCAATCACCCCGCTCAGCCACTTCATCCATCCTTGCTGGAAACCCCAGTAAGGACCCAAAGCAGTTGAAACCCAAACAACATAACCTCCATTTTCTGGAAACATGGTACCCATCTCGGCTGTAATCAATGCCTCGGGAACACTCCATATTAATGGGAATACCAAGAACCCAAGAAGTGAAAGGAGCGGACCAGCTGCCTGAACACTATCCTCCACTCCAAAAGGTCCACCGGAAACCTCATAGAAGATGAGAAAAATGAGGTGCAAAACTGAAACTTTCTTAAAGTTGTCCAATTTAGGTGAAGAAGGTCCTTCATTAATGTCCACATGTGCAACACCACTGTATTCTCCCATTGCAATAGAAGGTTGTTGCTTATTTGCTGCTGTGTTCCTCAGTTTCTGCACTTAACATAAGGTTCtaacttcattaaaaaaaagttgggaTCGCTATGATTTATCAAGTAGGTAATCAAAGCAAGACGAAACTGACTCATCAACGCAGCTAAATAATGGCAAAACATAAGCACAAAGTTTCAAAATTGAGCAACGAAATGAGCATCATTCAAGAAAACAGAAAATGGGTTTTCTAACATGAAATATACCCAATCAAATCCATAGAACTAAacataacaaagaaaaagaatctcGACCTTTTCAAGTggataataataaacaaaaacactGATGAGAAACAAAAGAAGGAAAGTTGTAAAGAGAGCGGTagagggagagagaagagagagaatggAAAGCGGGGATATAAAAACATACcatgaagaaagaagaaaagacatCGCGGATGAAATTGGGAAGAGAAGCTCTGTAAAACTcaaaaatcagatttgtcaaAACTGGGTAATGAAGACATTCATAATTACTTTTCAACTGCGTTTTCTTTTGGAGATTGGGTGCGTCTCTTTCCTTATGCCACTGTGTGTTCCTACTTTGTGGTGAAACAGAagattgaaatatatttttcttttcatttcattctcgcggaatttttttaattttttttaaaatagagcAGTGAGTCAGTAATTGTAATTTTAGGAACTAGGAagcgttattttttttaagaaataagtgaagttatattatataaatccgtctcaaaatcaatttcataaatatatGTGAAAATCcaataattgaaatattatctatttataagatatgaatttttttttatgaagattaGAAATTAAAGTATAGTGTTGACTTGATagtattaaatagaaaaaatattattgatatattattaatattaatggaaaatatttttaacaaacatattaaaaaaatatatacatgatatatgtatttaatattaatgaaaatatgttgagtttttagataatttttatatattattcctTACATagtattaatatcaataaaaatataatgagtttttataaaacttttatacacctaaaaTTACATGGAAAATAAA is part of the Populus nigra chromosome 8, ddPopNigr1.1, whole genome shotgun sequence genome and harbors:
- the LOC133701573 gene encoding NAC domain-containing protein 2-like, which codes for MYFFTPRNRKYRNGSRPNQAADGGYWKATGKDMTVKYRGTPVGKRKTLEFYTGKGLQGEKTERKMHEFTVNDPAPIHQVRNTRDYMGLDDWVLCKIYKKSKKPKDVRNRQRDEENSTLTAMDNVDYVNNHDEDRTDLPDMDSGYVGEMDIVGADAVFTDDYSQQQIASSDFPADFNLHAASYSRMFSQFGRDMWRSCLSIFQF
- the LOC133701568 gene encoding probable polyamine transporter At1g31830; protein product: MKLRNTAANKQQPSIAMGEYSGVAHVDINEGPSSPKLDNFKKVSVLHLIFLIFYEVSGGPFGVEDSVQAAGPLLSLLGFLVFPLIWSVPEALITAEMGTMFPENGGYVVWVSTALGPYWGFQQGWMKWLSGVIDNALYPVLFLDYLKSGIPALAGGLPRVAAALALTFLLTYMNYRGLAIVGWVAVLLGIFSILPFVVMGLVAIPKLEPSRWFVMNLHDVDWNLYLNTLFWNLNYWDSISTLAGEVDNPKKNLPKALFYALILVVLSYFFPLLVGTGAIPLNRDLWTDGYFSDIAKILGGVWLRWWIQGAAAMSNMGMFVAEMSSDSFQLLGMAERGMLPEFFAKRSRHGTPLIGILFSASGVILLSWLSFQEIIAAENFLYCFGMILEFIAFVLLRIKCPVASRPYKIPVGTVGAILMCIPPTILICVVLALSTVKVMIVSLFAVAIGLVMQPCLKYAEKKRWMKFSVSGELPDLHEGNQERVDLLED